A single Aspergillus puulaauensis MK2 DNA, chromosome 7, nearly complete sequence DNA region contains:
- a CDS encoding uncharacterized protein (COG:S;~EggNog:ENOG410PPBU;~InterPro:IPR018908;~PFAM:PF10639;~TransMembrane:4 (o28-49i138-158o164-184i193-211o)) has translation MYNNQQVTTASIAMDPDADVTHTDQPPVFNYILSFLLVGVAWGFTTPFIRKAGVEFQKRQEQQQQQQQPTELQPTRSTDENRIGDGSESDEDQPPPPPPTTTAPQPAWMSPQPTSSSWLRTKIVSVFWTVVNLLRTPAYSVPLVINLTGSVWFFLLVGKHELSLTVPLANSSAFLFTVVGEWYVERKMIARETWVGMALVLGGIAICVQSKS, from the exons ATGTACAACAATCAACAAGTTACAACAGCTTCAATCGCCATGGACCCCGACGCCGACGTCACGCATACCGATCAACCCCCGGTGTTCAACTACATCCTGTCGTTCCTCCTTGTCGGTGTGGCATGGGGGTTCACCACCCCGTTCATCAGGAAAGCTGGGGTAGAGTTCCAGAAGCGACaagagcaacagcaacaacagcaacaaccgaCAGAGCTCCAGCCTACACGATCCACAGATGAGAACCGTATCGGCGATGGCAGTGAAAGCGATGAAGACCagccaccacctccccctcccacaACAACAGCTCCCCAGCCGGCCTGGATGAGCCCTCAACCCAcgtcttcctcctggctAAGAACAAAGATCGTTTCGGTATTTTGGACGGTCGTGAATCTCCTTCGGACACCGGCTTACTCTGTTCCCCTGGTTATCAATTTGACGGGGAGTGTTTGGTTCTTCCTTCTGGTTGGGAAACACG AGCTCTCCCTAACTGTGCCGCTGGCGAACTCGAGCGCGTTCCTCTTTACGGTCGTTGGGGAGTGGTATGTGGAACGAAAAATGATAGCAAGGGAGACTTGGGTGGGGATGGCGCTGGTCCTGGGAGGCATTGCGATATGTGTTCAGTCGAAATCATAA